The Hydrogenimonas thermophila genome contains the following window.
TGTAGCATCAACACACTCCCAAAATTGACCAATAAGTTCTTCTTGATATACTTCATCATCAGTTTTGATCAATGCCAGTGCCATCAATGTCTCAAATGGTTCTAACAACTCATCTATTCTGCTGTTTTCACTCTCACTCCACTCTTTTGGAAGTTTTATACTGCTATTTTTCATTACTGAGACTGCAAGTTTAGCTGCATCTTCACTACTTTGAAATTGTAAAAGATAACTCATTACAAAGTGCCAAATATCAACCATCTCTATCTTGATATTTTCCAAATCTATTCCACCGGCAATATTTTTCCAATGCTTCCAGCTAAAACTATCGATTAATTCTGCACTCTCCATAACAATACAACGTTTCCAATTTATAACTTTTCCCTGCTTGGTAACACCATCACGCCAATGAGGTCCGTTTGTATCGTCATTCAACCTCTCTTGCAATTTAAACATCTCTACCATTTTCTCAGTCATGCTAAGGCTCCTTCGTAAGTTTGCTCTTTAAATATTAGTTTCATTTTTATACATAAAAATGTAGTAGCTTCCTTTTGTTTTTCCAATTTTTTTTAAAACACCTTTTTTAACTAGGTTAGATAAAATCTCTCTTGCTCTTCTCTCTTTTATGTTTAAAATTTTTTCTACATCATTTGAAACTATTTTTTCATTTTGTTTTAGAACTCTAACTATTTTTTCTTCTTCAAAAGATAATTCGGCGATATTCGGCACTTTTTCGGCGCTATTCGGCACTTTTTCACCAGTTTTCCTATAAAAAACTATACTTATAAAATTTCCACTCTCATCTATTTCAAATTTGATTCCTTTTTCATCACATAATTTTTTAATCTTTCCAATGCCACTACCCCAACTTTCAATATATTTTAGTTCTCTAAATAAATTTGCCAAGACTCTGTTTCTAAGTTCACTTCTCCCACTCATCACTTCTTCAAGAGTTAGTCCATTTGGAAAACCACCTGGTGAAACAATCTCAACCATATCATCATAAACAGCTACTTTTATATCACTATTTCTTGTATAATCTCTATGTATAACTGCATTTAAAAGTGCTTCTCTAAGAGCAATCAAAGGAATTTCTAGCTCCTCTTTTAGTTGCAAACCTTCAACTTTTGCAAACAGATTTAGATGATTTTGTAAAAATTGTAAAGTATTATTTAAATTACTAAAGAGATCTTTATTAAACTCTTTTTTATCTATAAATATCTCTTTCGTAACTCCTCTAAATCTCGCACACTTGATTGTGCTATTGTCAAATTTACCAAGGGTTATACATAAAGCATTTGTAGGTAAATCACTACTATTTAAACTTTTAATCAGCTTCAAGTTTTTTAACTTTTTGTAGTCGCAACTTTTGCCTATTTTTTCAAACTCATTATAAATGATATTAAAATTTAAATTATCTAAACCTATTTCAAAATTCTCTTCTTCATCAAAACTTTTATTAAATCTTTGTCTTTGAAGCTCTGTTATCATTACCTCATCTGCAACTCTATTTGTTGATCCAACTCTAATTATTGTACCTTTTAGCTTACCTTTGTTTTTTAAGTAATATGGTAAAAGTGAACCACGAAATACTTCAACTACTAAAACAACTTTCCCATCTATATTTTGAGCATAAATTTCTGGTAAAATATTTGGATAACACAAATCACTTACAATTGAGCTAATCTTTTCTTCATACTCAAAAACTCTATCTTCATCAATTCCAATAATTTCTCTTTTATCATTTACTCCAACTATGATCTTTCCGCCACTAGTATTGCTAAAAGCAATAACAGTTTTTGCAATTGCTTCATTTGATGGTAGTTTCTCTTTTAATTCAAGTTTTTTACTTTCACCTTTTTGGATTTCTTGTTTTAACATCTTATTATCTTTTTAATACGTTATATATTCATCTCTACATTTTAACTTTCTTGCTCATAGAAAGAGCCAGACCAACTCCTATTGACATAGCAACAATTTGAGAACCGCCATAACTTAAAAATGGTACAGCAATACCTTTAAGAGGTATAACCCCGCTGATACCAAGGGCATTTATTAAAAATGCAAAACCTATGATCATTGCTAAACCAGCACAATAGAGATAATTGACATTGTTATCACTTCGTCCAGCAATTTTAAGTAGTCTAAAAATAACAACCATCAAAAGCATTACAACAGCTGCTACACCAAGGACTCCTATCTCTTCAGCCATCCCTGCAAGCACGAAATCCGTATGTACTTCACTTAAAAAGCCAAGTTTTAAAACTCCATTTCCAAGACCAACCCCAAAGAGTCCACCATTGTGAATTGCGTGTAAAGAGTTACTGATCTGGTACGGCTCTTCTGCCAAATTTACTTTTGGAACTGCACTTGCCCATTGAGGAAAAATCTTGGCAATACTGTTTTGAATCATATAGTACCAGCCTTTAAAACGCTCAATACGGTGGGGAGAGGTAACAACAAACCCTGCTATAGCAATTGCTCCAACAAGAATAGATGCACCAAAAAACTTTAAACTGCTACCTGCAAATATCATCATTCCCAAAAGTGTAAGTGCCAGCAAAACTACCTGTCCCAAGTCATTTTGAAAAATAGCAATTATAAACATTACAGCAATAAATATTATGAAATATGGCAACAGCATGGAAAGCTCTTCTTTTAGGGTATATCGAAACTCTTTTGAGCGTTCCATATGTTTAGGTAATACTTTACGGGAAAAACTCCATGCAATGAAATAGGCAAATCCAATCTTAAAAAACTCAACAGGTGCCAAAGATAGTGGACCTAAGCGAATCCATCGTTTTGCCCCTCCAACTTCTCTGGCTATAGACTCAGGCAAAAACGGAATAGCAATCATCATTAATGCAGAGATAATAAAAATAGAAAATCCAATTTTTGTAGCTACTTTGTTTGAATCTTGTCGTGCAATAAACCACATTAAAAAAATTCCAATCATTCCAGCACTAAATTGACGTATAAAAAAGTGCCATGGCTGTACATTAAAAAGTAGCACAGTATATGCTGAGAGCGAATAACTGAAAATTATTCCAATAACAATTAAAGCAGTAGTAGCTAAAAATAGAGGTCTGTCTATCATGTTTTCTCGTAAAAGATTTTTTGATATTATATGCTACTTTAACTGATAAAAGGTTTGTCTCTTATGATACTCCATAATCTATTACTTACAATTTTGTTTCTGCTCTTACTAAATGGATGTGAATCAACAAACCATAATGTTGAGAAACCAATAGAACCATCATTTATTCAATACTCCGTAAAATCATATAAACAGACAATGCAAATTTTAGACAGATTGGGATATACACAAGAAAAATTTAAAAAAGGAATGAAAAAAATACCAAAAGTTTTAATAACTCATATAGCAATGAGATGGGGAAGAGATGCAAAAAAGATTCCTGTATCTACCAAAAAAAGTATCTTTTTAAGGTTAATGGCATCTGAAGCTCTTATTGCCAATGAAGAGGTAAAAAAAGATAGAGAAAAACTTTTGTCAATTATAAATAAAATTGGACACAGCCCAATAACTCGTCAAGAGTCTGAATGGCTTAGAAATATAGCTAAAAAGTATAAAGTTATAAAGTCTGATTCAGATATTTTGTCAAAAAAAGAGATTAATAAACTTGTTCAAAGAGTTGATACTGTTCCTCCATCTTTAATAGTCGCTCAAGGTGCAATAGAGAGTGGATGGGGTACATCCAGATTTGCAGTTGAAGGAAATGCTCTCTTTGGTCAGTGGAGCTTTAGCAATAAAGCACTAAAACCAAAAAATCAACGTAAACACCTTGGAAACTATGGTCTTGCAACATTTGATACACCGCTTGATTCAATAAGATCATATATTTTAAATTTAAATACTCATCCGGCATATAAAGAGTTTCGCAAACGAAGGATGATGCTAAGAAAAGCCAACCTTCCGCTAACAGGCATAGCACTGACAGATACACTAAAATCATACTCAGAAAGAGGAGAAGAGTATGTTAATGACTTAAACCGCTTAATAAAGTCAAATCACCTTGAATGGTTGGATTATGCACAGTTAAGCAGTGAAAAACCTGTTATAATTCATCCAGAAGAGTAGATAAATCAAAAATTTGGAATGGTTTTTGCTTGGATAAATTTACAGTTGACAGGAGGGTTTAGATGGAGATAAATCACGCACATACCTTAATGGCTAAAGCTCTTGATTATAGGGCATTAAGACAAGATTTAATAAGCTCAAACATTGCAAATGTAGATACACCTTTTTATCGTTCAAGAGATATTCTTTTTGAAGATGCTTTAGTAAAAGAGCGTGAAAAACTTCATAACCTTCCATCTAAAAAGTTGCAAATGGCTGTAACAAGTCCAATGCACCTTCAAGGTAACGAGAATGATTTTCCTCCAAAAGCAGAGATTTTCTTCCGCGATGGACATATGGCAAGAAATGATGGAAATACCGTTGACCTTGATGTAGAGACAACCGAAATGGCAAAAAACGGTACTATGTACAATGCATTGGTTATGGCATTAAAGAAAAACAGTATGCTATTTAAAAGTGTCATAGACTCTTCAGCAAAAATATAAAGGGATTGATAGATGAGTTTTTTAAACAGTTTTGATATAAACGGTTACGGACTTTCAGCGCAACGTTTCCGTGTAAATGTCATCAGCTCAAACATCGCCAATGCAAACACAACACGCACAGATGAAGGCGGTCCATACAGAAGACGAGAAGTTGTTTTTAAATCTTTCAATTTTGATAAAGTTTTAAATAGTAAAATTGAAGAAAAGAGTGATTTTCTTCCATATGAAGATCCTTTGGATGAAGGAATGGAAAACAAAACGGCAGTTCCACCTTTAATGGGTGTATTAGTTGACAAAGTTGTACGTGACGACAGTGAACCTAAAATGAAATATGACCCTTCTCATCCAGATGCTAATGCCGAAGGGTATGTTGCCTATCCAAATATTAACCCTGTCGTCGAAATGGCCGATCTTATAGAAGCTACAAGAGCTTACCAAGCAAATGTAGCAGCATTTCAAAGTGTCAAATCAATGGCAACAAGTGCAATAGATCTGCTAAAAGCGTAGTTAACAAGGATTAAGTGATGGATAAAAACATTCAGAGTATTGGGCAGCTTTCAACAAATGATCTGCTTCAATCTAAAAACAAGAGTACAGCTAAAGTTGAAGGTAGTAGTTTTGGCGATGTTCTCAAAAAGTCCATCGGAGAGGTAAACGATATACAAAAAGCCGGTGAAAAAGCGATGGAAGATATGGCAACCGGACAAGTAAAAGATTTGCATCAAGCTGCACTGGCTATTGACAAAGCTGAAATGAATATGAAACTTATGCTTGAAGTAAGAAACAAAGCTATAAACGCTTACAAAGAGATTCTGCGTACACAAATCTAACAGGACTGCCGTGTCAAATTTTTTCTCATCTTCAAAAGAACTGGACGAACGTATTGGTAAAAAGACCAAACTTCTCCTGCTTCTTATTATATTTACTTTTGGTATATTTGTCTTTATTGGCTCTATCTCACACACTGCTATAAAAGAACGCCATATTCCACGACTTGTTATCAGTGAAACAAACAGAGCTTTACGTGGAGATATACTGAGTAAAGAGGGTTTTAAACTAGCATTTAGCCAAAAACTATATAAAGCTATGGTAAATACCTACAACATTGATCCTGACAAAAAAGATCTTTTTATAAAACTTTTTAGCATCTACAGTGGAATTAGTGAAAAGACAATTAGAAAACGGGTAAGCAAAAAGGGAAATGTTGTTCTATCTTACTCTATAGATGCTAACCGAGCCAAATATCTAAAAGAGTTGGCACGAAAACTTCGAATTTTAAAAGTATTTATTCCATATGAAGATAAAAAAGGTCATATCATCAAGTATGGTCTTAGCCTTACAGAGAGTGGAGAATCAAGAATTTTTTCATACAAAGATAGCTTTGAACCTATTTTAGGCTTTATGAAAAAGAGTGAAGATGATGGCTTTACCAGACCAATTGGTGTTAAAGGATTGGAAAAGTCATACCAAGAGGCACTACGTCCCATACAAAATGGCATTGTTGAAGGATTAAGAGATATTGGAAACAGTATTATTTTAGATGGAAACAGTTTTGTTAAACCACCTATTAATGGAATGACCCTTCTTTTGAATATTCCAATGAGTCTGCAAAAAAGCATTGAAGTAGTTTTACAGAAAGCTAAACGTGAATTGCAGGCAAAAGAGATTGTAGCCATTGTTATGGATTCTAAAACAGGAAAAATCAGAGCAATGGCAACTTCAAACAGATTTGATCCAAGCCACATAAGAAAGAGAGATTACCCTTCACTAAATGTAACTGCTATAGAATATACTTACGAGCCAGGTTCTGTTATAAAACCAATCACATTCTCTTTATTACTGCAAAATCACAGAGTAAATCCATATGACATTGTTAGAACCTATAATGGTCGCTATAAACTTGGACGCAAAATCATTACTGACGAACATAGAGAAGAGTGGATGAGTGCAGAAAATGTCATAGTTTACTCTTCAAACATAGGAATTGCTCAGCTGGCTCAACGTCTTGATGGAATTGACTTTATTGAAGGATTTAAAAAATTTGGGTTTACCCAAAAAACAGGCATAGACCTTCCATATGAACATGTTGGAATTATGCCAAATACTCTACAGATGGAAAATGAAATTTACAAAGCTACTGTAGGCTATGGGTATGGAATAAGAACTACACTCATACAACTAGTATGTGCATATAATGCTTTCAACAACAATGGTCGTATTTTAGAACCTAAAATTGTAGATACCATCATAGACCATACAGGTAAAAGGTACCAAGTTGAATCATTTACAGAGCCAAAACAAGCTATAACTGCAGCAACTGCGACACAGATGAATAAAATACTTCAAAAAGTTGTAAAGAAAGGAACAGGTAAAAAAGCCAGAACAGAAGGTTTAATTATTGGTGGAAAAACCGGTACTGCTCACATAGCTTCTAAAAAAGGTGGTTATGCTCAACTATATAACAGTACCTTCATAGGATTTGCTAATGATAAAAAACATCGCTATACTATAGGTGTACTGGTTAGAGAGCCTAAAAAACCACATAGCTACTATGCTTCACAATCTGCTGTACCCGTCTTTAAACAAATTGTTGATGTTTTGGTTGAGCAGGGAGAGTTGATCCCTGAACGCTCAAACCCATAAATTATCTATAAGACGAGTCTTCCCTACTTTTGCCGCAACAAGAATAATACTGTTTTGTATCTTAACTTTTTTCAAAGGTCTAAAGTCTCTATCTACAATGGCAATATACTCTACATCTATATCTTTCATAATTTCAGACATTTTAGCTTCAATTACTTCACTTGAAAATTCACCCGCCATAATAAGCCTTGAAGCAGCTTTTAAAGCACGTGAAATTGACAAAGCACGCTCTCTTTCCTCAGCAGAGAGATATACATTTCGGCTACTAAGAGCTAATCCGTCATCTTCTCTAACTGTCTCAACAGGAACTATCTCATAAGGTAAAAAGAGATCTTTAGCCATCTTTTGCAAAATTACAAGTTGCTGTGCATCTTTCTTTCCAAAATATGCTCTGTCAGGCTGTACAAGATTTAAAAGTTTCATTACAATCTGAACAACTCCGTCAAAGTGTCCAGGACGACGATTACCCTCTAAAATATACCCAAGGTAGGAAGGAGCTTTAAGCTTAACCTCATCAGAGTGGTACATAGAAGAGATTTCTGGCATAAATAGAATATCAACTCCGGCAACTTCACAAATCTTTTTGTCAGCCTCTTCTCGTCTTGGGTATTTGTCCAAATCCTCACCAGGCAAAAACTGAGTTGGGTTTACAAATATAGATACAACTACATTATCATTCTCAGCTCTAGCCTTTTGTATAAGAGAGAGATGACCTTGATGCAAAGCACCCATTGTAGGAACAAATCCTACACTGCCTGAAAATTTACTAATAGCATCTTTAAGTTCTTTTATATCTTTTGCAATTTTCATCAATAACCTTTATATAAAGTAAACATCTGTAAGCGACTTAATATAGTATAATTACGCAATTATATCAAAGGGATGAGTCCAATGGATAGTTATGAATTTTCAGAACTTATGAAAAAACTCAAGACAAAAGTTGAAAATATCAAAAATATTATTAAACCAGATACAATTAAGAAGAGACTGGCTGAAATCTCTGAAATGGAGATGCAAGAAGACTTTTGGAGTGATGCCAAAAAGGCTGGTGATATTCAAAAAGAGAAGAACCGATTAGAGCGCATCTTGAAACGATATGAAGATGCTGAAGGTGCAGTGAGTGATGCTCTGGATCTTTTTGAAATGGCAACAGAAGAGAAAGATGAAGAGACTCTGGAGCAACTCTTTTCAGAAGCACCTGAAATAGAAGAGCGTGTTAATAAAGTAGAGATAGAAGTTATGCTAAGCGGTCCACATGATGCAAACAATGCCATCGTCTCCATTCATCCAGGTGCAGGTGGTACAGAGAGCCAAGATTGGGCAAGCATACTTTATAGAATGTATCTAAGATGGGCAGAAAGACATGGCTTTAAAGTTGAAGTTCTAGACTACCAAGAGGGTGAAGAAGCAGGCATAAAAGATGTAAGTTTCATCATTAAAGGTGAAAATGCTTACGGGTACTTGAAAGTTGAGAATGGAATTCACCGCTTGGTTAGAATAAGCCCATTTGACTCAAATGCAAGACGGCATACATCTTTTACATCTGTTATGGTTTCACCTGAAATTGATGATGACATAGATATTGAAATAGAAGATAAAGATTTGCGCATAGACACATACCGTGCTTCTGGTGCAGGTGGTCAGCACGTCAACAAAACTGAAAGTGCTATACGCATTACGCATATACCTACAGGCATCGTTGTACAGTGCCAAAATGACCGCAGTCAGCACAAAAACAAAGCAACTGCAATGAAAATGCTAAAGTCAAGACTTTATGAGCTAGAGCTTGAAAAGAAAAAAGCTGAAGCAGATGGCATAGAAAAGAGTGAAATTGGCTGGGGACACCAGATACGATCTTATGTTTTAGCTCCTTACCAACAAGTAAAAGATACACGAAGCGGTCAAGCATTCAGCAATGTAGATGCCATACTAGATGGTGACATAGACAAACTCATAGAAGGTGTGCTAATAGCCGAAGCAGAAAAAGGCAAACAGGAGTAAAAATGAGTGCAGGATGGAGTTGCTCACACCAAATTGGAAATATCTGCGATCTAATAAACAGACCTTGCGAACCAGGTATGAAAGGCTGCACCCTTTATGGGAAAGCAGTCTTTGCAGACCCTAAAACGCCATCAAACGAAGCAGTACGCCGCAGAGAAGAGATGCAAAGAAAAAAAGAGATGGAAGAGCTTATGAAAAATGCGGCAAAAGGGTTTTAACTATCCTAACAAACCATAATTAAGGAAACGCTTCAAATTTTGTATAAATCCAAAATAAATATAAAGAAGGATTTACAATAATGAAAGCACAGGCAAATATAACAATATTTGCCATTTATTACAAAAGTGTTTATATGCAATATAATTGAAAAAGTGATAGCACATTGAAGCATTACACTCCACTGACTTTATCTTACACAATTATTGGTTTTTTTGGTTGCCACTTAGACAGCGTATTAGATATAATAAGAGTATGAGTCCCGAAGATGAGGTTCGGGGGAAAGGAGATATTATGGGCTGGGGAGCATTTTTATTAGGACTTTTAATCGGTAGTGCAGATACTGGTCCTGAAGAGGGAGCCAAACCAAGAAACACTGGTCCAGAAGGAACTTTTCTTGGTCCAAACGATCGCAGAACTCAGCGTGAAAAAAATCACAAAGCTCAAGAGTATGCTGATATTGCTTTAGAGAGATTACCACAATATGTAAGAATGTATAATGCACCAAACCAAGATCAGCTTGATAATGTACTAAAAGCTTTTGAGAGTGCTGCAAAATTAGAACTTAAAGGCGGTACAAATGTAATTAGAATGGATCAGGATATTGGCAAAAGCAATGCACAAGCTCTTAAAGAGTGGAATGATATTAGAGAGTATTTTGCAATTGGCTTGGCTGAGGTTGCTAGACTATTTGGAGGACGTGTATATAACGCCTTGACTGAACACTACTCTGACTACTTCCTAATGGAAGTTAGAAAGTTTGTGGCAAAGCATCCATTAATTGATGAAGGGGTATTACAAGATAGATATTGGTTGTTTGAACAACATAGAATGAGATTTGGACAAAGTTGGCTTAAAAGAGGAGATGAAGAAACTGCTCGAAAAATTGCCAACATAAAAACAAACTATGAATTATTCAAATTTACTGCTGAAAAAGAAATTGAAAGACGACAAAAAAAATTATTAGATTTAAATATTCCAAGAGAAAAGTGGAAACCTCTTTTAGAAAAATATAAAGACATCCGATTGCAAGACAGAATTCCTACAATGGATGAATTTAAAAGATCATGGGATATAGCCACATCTCTTGATAAAATGATTGATTAATTGCTTGTAATCATCTGATCAACAACCCTCACATTAGAGCCCTCTCTGAAGTTAAGCCTAGAAGCCCAAGTTGTCTCCGTCATTCCATCAGATGACGGAGCAAGAGGGTTTGAGCCTGTTCTTTTTGCACTAGTTGGTATTTTTACCACCTTATCATTTTTTTCTAATCTGTATGCTGCATCATTTATCCTTCTTAAATCCCTATTAATACCTTCCCCATTCATTCCCTTTATAAACATATTTTTACCTGCCTTGGCAACAGTTGCAGTATTAATAACATTTCCTACAGTATCTGCAATATACACACCCGTTAAGAGCCCAGTTCTTCCAGTACCTGATTTTACCGCTGCATCCCAAGTTGCAGAAGTTGCAGCATCATGTCTTAAGTGTGTTTTGTTACTTACGCCACTGTCTTTCTTCATAAATATATTAAACGATCCTTGCCCTCCCCTATCTCCAGGTTTGTATGTATAATTCACTTCGAACCCATCACTATCTATGAAAGTACCAGCTAATGCTTTTGTAGCTTCAAACATTGCATGTCGTTTTTCAAATAGACTTGCATTTAAGAAATCTCCGCCCGCAAATGTATCAAGTATCTCCCTACCTGCTTCATCTTGTCTATAATATTCCTCATCAAGATTTTCATCTCCCATCATATTGGCAGCCAAATATTTAGAAACAGTATTTGAGCTTGCATTAATTGCTGCTTGTCCTCCTATATCCTCAGTAGTTCCCCATGTTACTTCCATTGTCTTTTGATATATTTCCCCTTCTTACCCTTGTGTAATTATTGGTTTTTTTGGTTGCCACTTAGACAGCGTATTAGATATAATAAGAGTATGAGTCCCGAAGATGAGGTTCGGGGGAAAGGAGTTAGTTATGAGTAACGGAATGTCTGTTGGAGCACAATTTGGTGCAGCTTATCTTTTTGGATGGGCGCTTAACAAACTTCAAAACCGAGACAATGAAGGTTGTAAAGCATATTTTTTAGAAGGCACTATATACACTCCAAAACAACATTGCAAAAAAATTATTGAAGCTGCACAACTTATACTTGAAAATATAGATTTGTTTATTAAAGAGAGCAAGAGAGACAAAGAATCTCTTGAATATGGACGCTCTAACCTTTCTCTTATGGAGTGGATAGCAACTTATGAACTTAGAGATGGGCTAGATGAAAAAGACTATGAAGAGACATATTGGGAACTTCAAGGCATAATGGTTCACACATTTCATGCAATAAAAGTCTTGTTAGGAGATGAAATATATAACAATGTTGTAAGTATGTTTAAAATGAATTATAACTTTAAATTTTTACCTGAACATATTGAGAAATATCTCAATGCAACTTATACACATATTGACTCTAAAGGCAAAGAGATAAAAACAACATATAATGGTGCTTTACAACTTATGAAAGAAGATGTAATGGCTACAGCTTATGCTAACGGATTAGATGATAGCTTCATAGATGAGTTGGAAATGGTTAGAACTATGGAAGAGTTTAGCAACATAAAAATTAAAATTAAAGAAGCGATATGGGAGAAAAAATGCAAAGAACTAAAAATAGAAGAGGAGAAATGGGTACCTTTATTAAAAAAATATAAAAACACTCCAAAAAACAATAAAAAAAGAAGAGTGATAAGCACAGCAATCAATAGACTAATTAAAGAATATAGTCAGTCTGACAACTTAAATTTATTGGAGTAATAGTTATTGTTACACCTTAACAAATACTACACCCCATATAAAAATTTTTGATTAATTTGGCAATACTACCATATTAACATTAACCTCATCACTTCCTCCACTCTCTCCCTGTCCTCTCTGCGGCTTAGTGAAAAATCTATCTTTAGCAGCTTTAATTCTCTTGTTTAATCCGCCATAAGTTTCTTGTGTTTTTTCAAAAGTTTTTCCCTTAGCTAAATAATCCATCCCTTTAAATAACTTACTTCCTGGTAAAAGAGACATTGCAA
Protein-coding sequences here:
- the prfB gene encoding peptide chain release factor 2 — translated: MDSYEFSELMKKLKTKVENIKNIIKPDTIKKRLAEISEMEMQEDFWSDAKKAGDIQKEKNRLERILKRYEDAEGAVSDALDLFEMATEEKDEETLEQLFSEAPEIEERVNKVEIEVMLSGPHDANNAIVSIHPGAGGTESQDWASILYRMYLRWAERHGFKVEVLDYQEGEEAGIKDVSFIIKGENAYGYLKVENGIHRLVRISPFDSNARRHTSFTSVMVSPEIDDDIDIEIEDKDLRIDTYRASGAGGQHVNKTESAIRITHIPTGIVVQCQNDRSQHKNKATAMKMLKSRLYELELEKKKAEADGIEKSEIGWGHQIRSYVLAPYQQVKDTRSGQAFSNVDAILDGDIDKLIEGVLIAEAEKGKQE